From a single Ornithodoros turicata isolate Travis chromosome 8, ASM3712646v1, whole genome shotgun sequence genomic region:
- the LOC135367448 gene encoding aladin-like has protein sequence MCSLASFPAPPPEGCVTLFERDGHLRAGLVDEWSRFCDQLSLYPRISVACEVGRPPASNESAKNAFLRRHESMFKQAVLSWYERGFVGFLQELADSKEAPSYARVMAKSLMIAFRWTHSLHRSIFPHLLLSVEAMSRQFSAANDWLCGQVRTFAWHPETRKCAVASRSDIVRIYAMGIPVVPMLKHKSQRNITALAWRPCCSSTLAVACQDGILLWQVASLIARPSSASATLLSRDGHQPVTSISWHPDGSLLASASVADTSMLVWNVSTEECQPLRRLGGGGVALVRWSPDGSRLLAATPASLFRVWETMSWTCESWSTFLGRCSAACWSPDGCRLLCAHADKAAIYSLTFDQREDSGGVGVGGSVQAVPLVDLTQVQVPYDVSNTLMVGGSVQDMAWSGERLAVSFKDNPQCVAVFRTRTKPILEVNPCGFVRGPPQEHVQFMSFFDGFEGGSLLSICWSSGMISHVPLYYYSDSSTGPAFFLRNLDG, from the exons ATGTGTTCACTTGCTTCGTTTCCTGCGCCTCCGCCGGAAGGCTGCGTCACACTTTTCGAAAGAGATGGGCATTTACGAGCAGGATTGGTAGACGAATGGTCAAGGTTTTGTGATCAG CTTAGCTTGTACCCAAGGATTTCTGTTGCTTGTGAAGTTGGGAGGCCACCGGCGTCCAATGAAAGCGCGAAAAATGCGTTTCTGCGGCGGCACGAGTCTATGTTCAAGCAAGCTGTTCTCTCATG GTACGAGCGGGGATTCGTGGGATTTCTGCAGGAGTTGGCGGACAGCAAAGAAG CGCCTTCATACGCTCGAGTCATGGCAAAATCACTAATGATTGCCTTTAGGTGGACACATTCTTTGCACAGGTCTATCTTTCCCCACTTGTTG CTCTCAGTGGAAGCGATGAGCCGCCAATTTTCTGCCGCAAATGATTG GTTGTGTGGTCAAGTGCGAACATTTGCTTGGCATCCAGAGACACGTAAATGTGCTGTGGCATCGAGAAGCGACATAGTGCGCATATATGCTATGGGCATCCCTGTTGTCCCCATGTTGAAACACAAGTCACAGAGAAACATTACTGCATTGGCCTGGAG GCCATGCTGCTCTTCTACGCTCGCTGTCGCGTGTCAAGATGGCATCTTACTCTGGCAAGTGGCATCTCTTATTGCGAG GCCATCATCTGCTTCTGCTACCCTATTGTCACGTGACGGTCACCAGCCAGTTACGAGCATCAGCTGGCATCCTGATGGATCCCTTTTGGCCTCTGCTTCTGTGGCAGACACATCTATGTTAGTGTGGAATGTGTCTACTGAAGAATGCCAACCCCTGCGCCGTCTAGGAGGAGGCGGTGTGGCCCTTGTACGATGGTCACCCGATGGGTCACGTTTATTGGCTGCCACACCGGCTAGCCTCTTCAG gGTGTGGGAGACAATGTCTTGGACATGCGAAAGCTGGTCCACTTTCCTTGGTCGCTGCAGTGCCGCCTGCTGGAGCCCAgatggctgtcgtctgctctgtGCGCACGCTGATAAGGCTGCTATTTATTCGTTGACATTCGATCAGCGAGAGGACAGCGGTGGAGTGGGTGTTGGGGGGTCGGTGCAAGCCGTTCCCCTGGTGGACCTCACCCAAGTGCAAGTGCCATATGATGTTTCTAATACTCTCAT GGTTGGAGGGTCTGTGCAGGATATGGCATGGAGTGGAGAGAGGTTAGCAGTTTCCTTTAAAG ATAATCCACAATGTGTCGCTGTCTTTCGAACGAGAACAAAGCCTATTCTGGAAGTTAATCCGTG CGGTTTTGTGCGAGGCCCTCCTCAAGAACACGTTCAGTTCATGAGCTTCTTTGATGGTTTCGAGGGAGGATCATTGCTCAGTATA TGTTGGAGCAGTGGAATGATAAGCCACGTGCCACTGTATTACTATTCCGACAGCAGTACAGGACCAGCATTTTTTCTTAGGAACTTGGACGGGTAG
- the LOC135367449 gene encoding aquaporin-11-like has product MELVEELVPYVVLLLNCGLFGLIRRLAFQVTSKRWYLVVTESIATWELCADVAELGVVYERHGIILYAIALLACCVWWCKVFGDAEACPCGPIEDMLFGVGDGDYKARLAGELIGAIFTALYIRGIWSLQLIREHETLATTVCQTSLAVTVRKGAFIEGIITCISRFVAMRSTYWKPNVSTAINSITTVILVLAALTTTGGYFNPIMASALMLGCEGNTLMEHFLVYWLGALVGGFFGHYLHFRLEIAIKEKCA; this is encoded by the exons ATGGAGCTTGTCGAGGAACTTGTGCCCTATGTCGTGCTCCTTCTTAACTGTGGCCTATTTGGACTTATCCGGAGGCTAGCCTTCCAAGTAACATCTAAGCGATGGTATCTCGTAGTGACAGAATCCATAGCTACGTGGGAACTCTGTGCAGACGTCGCTGAGCTTG GTGTTGTGTACGAGAGGCATGGCATTATCTTGTATGCCATAGCCCTACTCGCCTGCTGTGTGTGGTGGTGCAAAGTATTCGGTGATGCGGAAGCTTGTCCCTGTGGACCCATAGAAGACATGCTTTTTGGCGTCGGTGATGGAGACTACAAGGCACGCCTCGCGGGAGAACTTATAGGGGCCATATTCACGGCACT GTATATCCGGGGGATATGGTCCTTGCAGCTCATCAGGGAACACGAGACACTCGCCACAACAGTGTGCCAGACATCACTGGCG GTGACGGTAAGGAAGGGGGCATTCATCGAAGGCATCATCACCTGTATAAGTCGCTTTGTCGCCATGCGATCCACGTACTGGAAGCCCAACGTTTCCACTGCCATCAATTCCATTACTACAGTCATACTCGTACTTGCAG CTCTGACAACCACTGGTGGCTACTTTAACCCAATCATGGCATCTGCCCTGATGCTTGGTTGCGAGGGCAACACTCTGATGGAACATTTCCTAGTTTATTGGTTGGGGGCACTCGTAGGCGGTTTCTTTGGTCACTATTTACATTTCAGGCTTGAGATTGCCATCAAAGAGAAGTGTGCGTGA
- the LOC135367450 gene encoding proteoglycan 4-like, translating to MCFRLILVTLAALSASDAQNLRQVPRDDYSVFVRALPPGGQDSSHSSQQRFNAQFAIRPQPQFPSQQNTFIAPQQFTTYDQQSFRHFPQNQQHQLGQVQLHGQQVHLPAQQTFNNNGPQHLSFVDTQARQFPQEQATTTTTTTTQNPFVQFQQTHSVSVSTSNDPFRHSKVIGSLQPPTQAIQKAPASEIQSDKKAEPKDKAAGSKDKDKDEYVVYYYYYYDDDNKKNNNLSLNFDDVPNLEGFDKVGKSNKAAKTPNPQNRFEPKPATAVPPAGQQPAPPAEQAVTSTPQSVTQVPSSVSVESFTSKAPLSGPPNLDLTGAVLTEPAAGGVLFEQRITQNASSESQQNTNEITNKKAPEETTTVVQTTTQTPTTLPPTTTTEELTTTEKTRRPFGNRRRPGGHGHRLPTGRRTTSTTSTTTTRQPVGVPRRNRRPSLRPNRLQFGRRPPPGRQEEEPEEAVSEEEPTTTVASTTKKRFGAGRFGNKPARSRSSTTSSTTTAVPPRRGGPSASGLFGRTRNPRPRPAFLRNRGKKPVEEKPVEHDEPSATTQINKEEPTEPSKRLEEPVDAEEEPTEAPPVVTQETKPSRSRFGSRPPLFGGRPRPNVLGR from the exons ATGTGCTTCAG GTTGATCTTGGTCACATTGGCTGCCCTGAGCGCCAGCGATGCCCAGAATCTACGACAAGTTCCGAGAGACGACTACAGTGTTTTTGTTCGTGCCCTACCACCAGGAGGCCAAGATAGCAGTCACTCGAGCCAACAACGTTTTAACGCACAGTTCGCCATAAGACCTCAGCCACAGTTTCCTAGCCAGCAAAATACGTTTATAGCCCCACAGCAATTCACCACTTACGACCAGCAATCTTTCCGACACTTTCCGCAGAATCAACAGCATCAACTTGGTCAAGTACAACTACATGGTCAACAAGTTCACCTACCAGCTCAACAGACTTTCAACAATAACGGACCTCAACATCTGAGCTTCGTCGATACTCAAGCGAGACAATTTCCCCAGGAGCAggcgaccaccaccaccaccactactacGCAGAATCCATTCGTGCAGTTCCAACAGACCCACTCTGTATCTGTGTCCACGTCCAACGATCCTTTCCGTCACAGCAAGGTCATAGGTTCCCTCCAACCTCCTACACAGGCAATCCAAAAGGCACCAGCATCGGAGATACAGTCCGATAAGAAAGCGGAACCGAAAGACAAAGCCGCTGGATCTAAGGATAAGGACAAGGACGAGTACGTTGTGTACTATTACTACTAttacgacgacgacaacaagaagaacaacaacCTCTCTCTCAACTTCGATGACGTCCCAAACCTGGAGGGCTTCGACAAGGTGGGTAAGAGCAACAAGGCTGCCAAGACGCCAAACCCACAGAACAGGTTCGAACCGAAGCCAGCAACGGCTGTGCCACCCGCGGGACAGCAGCCGGCACCTCCAGCCGAACAAGCTGTAACGTCCACACCACAGTCCGTCACCCAAGTACCCTCGTCTGTCTCAGTTGAGTCATTCACCAGCAAGGCACCTCTAAGTGGACCACCCAACTTGGACTTGACAGGTGCGGTTCTCACGGAACCAGCTGCAGGCGGGGTATTGTTTGAGCAGCGCATAACGCAGAACGCCTCTTCAGAATCTCAGCAGAACACAAACGAAATTACCAACAAGAAGGCCCCAGAAGAGACCACAACAGTAGTGCAAACTACAACGCAAACACCAACTACATTACCGCCCACCACAACCACCGAAGAATTGACGACGACCGAAAAGACTAGACGACCCTTTGGAAACCGACGTCGCCCCGGCGGGCATGGTCACCGACTTCCAACAGGGCGCAGGACGACCAGCACGACCTCAACTACTACAACGAGACAACCAGTTGGCGTCCCCCGAAGAAACCGTCGACCATCTCTGCGTCCAAACAGGCTCCAGTTCGGACGTCGCCCTCCACCTGGGCGACAGGAAGAAGAACCGGAAGAGGCAGTTAGCGAAGAAGAACCAACAACAACAGTCGCATCCACGACCAAGAAGAGATTCGGAGCAGGACGTTTCGGAAACAAGCCAGCGAGAAGCAGATCGTCGACGACCAGCAGCACCACGACGGCAGTACCACCAAGGCGAGGTGGACCTTCTGCGTCCGGTCTGTTTGGGCGCACGAGAAATCCCAGACCACGACCAGCGTTCTTGAGGAATCGTGGCAAGAAACCAGTCGAAGAGAAACCTGTAGAACACGATGAACCATCAGCAACAACTCAAATCAACAAGGAGGAACCTACAGAGCCGTCCAAACGACTCGAAGAACCGGTGGATGCTGAAGAAGAACCCACCGAGGCTCCTCCAGTAGTGACACAGGAAACAAAACCATCTCGTAGTCGGTTCGGAAGCCGGCCACCTCTGTTCGGTGGACGTCCTAGGCCTAATGTACTGGGACGGTGA